In Lysobacter firmicutimachus, one genomic interval encodes:
- a CDS encoding LuxR C-terminal-related transcriptional regulator: MKRGERIIIADRLPVMRVFLRDLVEKEYGDGLASVRLACSADELMDGLENEAPDLVIVDPCMSAVGNGIALLRQTVLRSRNAKLVVHASNEHGLFALAALELGVKAYILKVSSPDLLLRAIRQVAAGHTFVDPAVDIASAMNHSWSTLTPMERSVMLSLAKGKVVNGIAIDLGRSYKTVATHKYNAKRKLGLKSKEEILPFFLVNGLDHLLDGV; the protein is encoded by the coding sequence ATGAAGCGAGGCGAGAGGATCATCATAGCCGATCGGCTTCCGGTCATGCGGGTGTTCTTGCGCGATTTGGTCGAAAAAGAATACGGGGACGGACTCGCTTCGGTTCGGCTCGCTTGCAGTGCCGATGAACTGATGGATGGGTTGGAGAATGAGGCCCCGGATCTGGTCATCGTCGATCCGTGCATGTCGGCAGTCGGCAATGGCATTGCCTTGTTGCGGCAGACCGTGTTGCGCAGCCGAAACGCCAAACTGGTGGTGCATGCTTCGAACGAGCACGGCCTGTTCGCCTTGGCCGCGCTGGAGCTGGGCGTCAAAGCCTACATCCTCAAAGTCAGCAGTCCCGATCTGCTGCTGCGTGCGATTCGGCAGGTTGCGGCCGGCCATACCTTCGTGGACCCGGCCGTCGATATCGCATCGGCGATGAACCATTCCTGGTCGACGCTCACGCCGATGGAGCGCAGCGTGATGCTGTCTCTGGCCAAGGGCAAGGTCGTGAACGGAATTGCCATCGACCTGGGCCGCAGCTACAAGACCGTAGCGACCCACAAATACAACGCCAAGCGCAAGCTGGGACTGAAGAGCAAAGAAGAGATCCTACCGTTCTTCCTGGTCAACGGGCTCGACCACCTGCTCGACGGGGTATGA
- a CDS encoding XVIPCD domain-containing protein, with amino-acid sequence MPFAVYRADNRAPEQIAESGFQARVPLDPSAARQLVARALIDPNAPLNLPKAPGNTIAEYFERTRNQPTLVGLPALYDQIRKETSATTMHVSTSPNIGVGGFDHRRHQYLIEMPLDRMYAWDIDPTRRTRIVQEPREIHSLSDAHPAPDPKTGIGSSKPVLLTDSASIDNAAIIAVYSPNGDGEVAFLTGLPEEWITRTRSLEQNGPWHVMPHAGPELPPAADAAVPASASPGTTNGSAPAVAPDAGQAFGYEHPYADPANPMHALYGQALTGLGRNPLTATIGVPEKTHNAAALADAAHNAQPPLDRIDSVEPGRNGGLFAIQGSAHEPAHKYALLQSPAALPAIQSARTAAETTQPARIEAVAEQSSVSALRSMFESPQAPSAPTLGPRRY; translated from the coding sequence GTGCCATTCGCAGTCTATCGAGCCGATAACCGGGCTCCCGAACAGATCGCCGAAAGCGGATTCCAGGCCAGGGTTCCGCTGGATCCGTCGGCCGCACGACAACTGGTGGCGCGTGCGTTGATCGACCCGAATGCGCCGCTGAATCTGCCGAAAGCTCCGGGCAACACCATCGCCGAGTACTTCGAGCGAACCCGGAACCAGCCGACGCTGGTCGGACTGCCCGCGCTCTACGACCAGATCCGCAAGGAAACCAGCGCCACCACCATGCATGTGTCCACCTCGCCCAACATCGGCGTAGGCGGATTCGACCATCGCAGGCATCAGTACCTGATCGAGATGCCGCTCGACCGGATGTACGCCTGGGACATCGATCCCACACGCAGAACACGGATCGTCCAGGAACCCAGGGAAATCCACTCGCTGAGCGATGCGCATCCGGCGCCCGACCCGAAGACCGGAATCGGGTCCAGCAAGCCCGTCCTGCTGACCGATAGCGCCTCCATCGACAATGCCGCGATCATCGCCGTCTACAGCCCAAATGGCGATGGCGAAGTCGCGTTCCTCACCGGCCTGCCGGAAGAGTGGATCACGCGTACTCGCAGCCTCGAGCAGAACGGCCCCTGGCACGTCATGCCGCATGCCGGTCCCGAGCTTCCGCCGGCGGCGGACGCCGCGGTTCCGGCGAGCGCGTCGCCCGGGACGACGAACGGCAGCGCCCCAGCGGTCGCGCCGGACGCAGGCCAGGCCTTCGGCTATGAACATCCTTACGCCGATCCGGCCAATCCCATGCACGCGCTGTACGGCCAAGCGCTCACCGGCCTGGGCCGCAATCCGCTCACCGCGACCATCGGCGTGCCGGAAAAAACTCATAATGCCGCGGCTCTCGCCGATGCCGCGCACAACGCCCAGCCACCACTGGATCGGATCGACTCGGTGGAGCCGGGCAGGAACGGCGGCCTGTTCGCGATCCAGGGCAGTGCCCACGAACCGGCTCATAAGTATGCGTTGCTGCAGTCGCCCGCCGCGCTGCCCGCCATTCAATCGGCGCGGACCGCCGCCGAGACGACGCAACCGGCCAGGATCGAGGCCGTCGCCGAGCAATCATCGGTGAGCGCATTGCGCAGCATGTTCGAATCTCCTCAAGCACCGTCCGCGCCGACCCTGGGGCCGCGCCGGTATTGA